A single Primulina eburnea isolate SZY01 chromosome 11, ASM2296580v1, whole genome shotgun sequence DNA region contains:
- the LOC140804723 gene encoding probable inactive poly [ADP-ribose] polymerase SRO5 isoform X1: protein MGEYSERWKVLAQNTATPPAIIFPYHSNAGNTNTGSNLDEQDQDDHAPSDCESGISGTQNVQEFRFSGKGLIRMDEGDQIYETIKKKVVTTLSACGFNSQVETIYRNDYSGIMSRAKHISFGIYEKATERKCNGNANVKYAWYGAPKHEIDNILSHGFGLPASSGAHGRGVYLFPVDHIGESMQSLVADEDGLKHVLLCRVILGRTEAVPVGSCMYNPSSEEFDSGVDNLLSPRKYIVWSSSMNTRILPDFMVSFRTSYSYGGEDSIPRFQGIPQTCKRPNSDWMPFATLIHALSKFLPPDAIKLITKHHSEHKKQKITRHEMIQRVRHIAGDKLLIMVLKSYREKIKPSHSSIIQQLNRSN, encoded by the exons ATGGGTGAATATTCTGAAAGATGGAAGGTTTTGGCTCAGAATACGGCCACACCACCTGCCATCATTTTTCCTTATCATTCAAATGCGGGAAACACGAACACTGGTAGTAATCTTGATGAGCAAGATCAGGATGATCATGCACCTTCTGATTGCGAGAGCGGGATTTCCGGGACCCAAAATGTTCAGGAATTTCGGTTTTCTGGAAAGGGATTGATTAGAATGGATGAAGGAGACCAGATTTACGAGACTATCAAGAAAAAGGTGGTTACGACTCTGAGTGCTTGTGGATTCAATTCTCAAGTTGAGACCATTTACAGGAACGATTATTCTGGCATCATGAGTCGAGCAAAGCACATATCTTTCGGTATATATGAAAAAGCCACGGAAAGGAAGTGTAATGGTAATGCCAATGTGAAGTATGCTTGGTATGGCGCTCCAAAGCATGAGATTGACAATATTCTTTCCCATGGCTTCGGCCTTCCTGCTAGCTCTGGGGCTCATGGTCGCGGCGTTTATCTGTTTCCGGTTGATCATATTGGTGAAAG TATGCAATCATTGGTTGCTGATGAAGATGGGCTGAAGCATGTATTACTTTGCCGGGTAATATTGGGAAGGACGGAGGCTGTTCCGGTCGGATCCTGCATGTATAATCCGAGTTCAGAAGAATTTGATTCTGGGGTTGATAATTTGTTGTCTCCAAGGAAGTATATAGTTTGGAGTTCAAGCATGAACACGCGTATTTTGCCAGATTTTATGGTCAGTTTCAGGACATCCTATAGTTACGGCGGTGAGGATTCAATCCCAA GATTTCAAGGGATCCCACAAACTTGTAAACGACCAAATTCAGATTGGATGCCTTTCGCAACACTAATACACGCACTCTCCAAGTTCTTGCCGCCTGATGCCATAAAGTTAATCACTAAGCATCACAGTGAACACAAG AAGCAGAAGATAACAAGACATGAAATGATTCAACGAGTCAGACATATAGCCGGAGACAAGTTACTGATCATGGTATTAAAATCATATCGAGAGAAG ATCAAACCATCCCATAGCAGCATCATACAGCAATTGAACAGAAGCAACTGA
- the LOC140804723 gene encoding probable inactive poly [ADP-ribose] polymerase SRO5 isoform X2: MGEYSERWKVLAQNTATPPAIIFPYHSNAGNTNTGSNLDEQDQDDHAPSDCESGISGTQNVQEFRFSGKGLIRMDEGDQIYETIKKKVVTTLSACGFNSQVETIYRNDYSGIMSRAKHISFGIYEKATERKCNGNANVKYAWYGAPKHEIDNILSHGFGLPASSGAHGRGVYLFPVDHIGESMQSLVADEDGLKHVLLCRVILGRTEAVPVGSCMYNPSSEEFDSGVDNLLSPRKYIVWSSSMNTRILPDFMVSFRTSYSYGGFQGIPQTCKRPNSDWMPFATLIHALSKFLPPDAIKLITKHHSEHKKQKITRHEMIQRVRHIAGDKLLIMVLKSYREKIKPSHSSIIQQLNRSN; this comes from the exons ATGGGTGAATATTCTGAAAGATGGAAGGTTTTGGCTCAGAATACGGCCACACCACCTGCCATCATTTTTCCTTATCATTCAAATGCGGGAAACACGAACACTGGTAGTAATCTTGATGAGCAAGATCAGGATGATCATGCACCTTCTGATTGCGAGAGCGGGATTTCCGGGACCCAAAATGTTCAGGAATTTCGGTTTTCTGGAAAGGGATTGATTAGAATGGATGAAGGAGACCAGATTTACGAGACTATCAAGAAAAAGGTGGTTACGACTCTGAGTGCTTGTGGATTCAATTCTCAAGTTGAGACCATTTACAGGAACGATTATTCTGGCATCATGAGTCGAGCAAAGCACATATCTTTCGGTATATATGAAAAAGCCACGGAAAGGAAGTGTAATGGTAATGCCAATGTGAAGTATGCTTGGTATGGCGCTCCAAAGCATGAGATTGACAATATTCTTTCCCATGGCTTCGGCCTTCCTGCTAGCTCTGGGGCTCATGGTCGCGGCGTTTATCTGTTTCCGGTTGATCATATTGGTGAAAG TATGCAATCATTGGTTGCTGATGAAGATGGGCTGAAGCATGTATTACTTTGCCGGGTAATATTGGGAAGGACGGAGGCTGTTCCGGTCGGATCCTGCATGTATAATCCGAGTTCAGAAGAATTTGATTCTGGGGTTGATAATTTGTTGTCTCCAAGGAAGTATATAGTTTGGAGTTCAAGCATGAACACGCGTATTTTGCCAGATTTTATGGTCAGTTTCAGGACATCCTATAGTTACGGCG GATTTCAAGGGATCCCACAAACTTGTAAACGACCAAATTCAGATTGGATGCCTTTCGCAACACTAATACACGCACTCTCCAAGTTCTTGCCGCCTGATGCCATAAAGTTAATCACTAAGCATCACAGTGAACACAAG AAGCAGAAGATAACAAGACATGAAATGATTCAACGAGTCAGACATATAGCCGGAGACAAGTTACTGATCATGGTATTAAAATCATATCGAGAGAAG ATCAAACCATCCCATAGCAGCATCATACAGCAATTGAACAGAAGCAACTGA